The following are from one region of the Actinopolyspora halophila DSM 43834 genome:
- the catA gene encoding catechol 1,2-dioxygenase, with protein MTRTEQSPTAADSGASATQVFRANQHHHAGDDASPARVSALVKALLDSVHETIRTHEVTYSEFQAAKQWLIEVGEGGEWPLFLDVFVEHEVEEVAAASQQGSKGSILGPYYIPEAVKLPAVTSLPMRADEQGTPLVFAGQILDTEGASVAGAELDIWHADHEGYYSGFAPHLPEGNLRGVVVADDDGRFEISTIEPAPYQIPTDGPTGQLIQAAGWHPWRPAHLHLIVRAPGYRSITTQLYFAGGNWLDNDVAQATKPELVLAPQPQSDGAVRQEYDFVLEPISQ; from the coding sequence ATGACGAGGACAGAACAGTCACCGACGGCGGCGGACTCAGGGGCTTCGGCCACGCAAGTGTTCCGCGCGAATCAGCACCACCACGCCGGGGACGACGCATCCCCGGCTCGGGTCTCGGCGCTGGTGAAAGCACTGCTCGACAGTGTGCACGAAACGATCCGCACCCACGAAGTCACTTACTCCGAGTTCCAGGCGGCTAAGCAGTGGTTGATCGAGGTCGGTGAGGGCGGCGAGTGGCCGTTGTTTTTGGACGTGTTCGTCGAGCACGAGGTCGAGGAGGTCGCCGCAGCAAGTCAGCAGGGCAGCAAGGGCAGCATTCTCGGGCCGTACTACATACCCGAGGCGGTGAAACTGCCGGCGGTGACGAGTCTGCCGATGCGCGCCGACGAGCAGGGTACGCCGCTGGTGTTCGCCGGACAGATCCTTGACACCGAGGGCGCCTCTGTTGCTGGTGCGGAGCTGGACATCTGGCACGCCGATCACGAGGGCTACTACTCCGGCTTCGCCCCGCACCTGCCCGAGGGCAACCTGCGCGGGGTCGTGGTGGCTGACGATGACGGTCGTTTCGAGATCAGCACGATCGAGCCGGCCCCGTATCAGATCCCCACGGACGGCCCCACCGGGCAATTGATCCAAGCTGCGGGGTGGCACCCGTGGCGGCCGGCGCACCTGCACCTGATCGTGCGGGCGCCGGGCTATCGGTCGATCACCACCCAGCTGTACTTCGCCGGTGGCAATTGGCTCGACAACGATGTCGCCCAAGCGACCAAGCCAGAACTGGTCCTGGCCCCGCAGCCGCAGAGCGACGGCGCGGTCCGTCAGGAGTATGACTTCGTACTCGAACCCATCTCGCAGTAG
- a CDS encoding flavin reductase family protein, producing the protein MSRFATGSKTTTCDGADASPGATVNVFIAVSLDRRTKICRYVDGAPFTVNVLTEPQDKVALHDADKQDVLTAPPRPATVGAPSRSTK; encoded by the coding sequence TTGAGTCGCTTCGCGACCGGGTCCAAGACGACCACGTGTGACGGCGCGGACGCGTCTCCCGGAGCGACCGTCAACGTCTTCATCGCGGTGTCGCTGGATCGCAGGACGAAGATCTGCCGCTACGTCGACGGGGCACCGTTCACGGTGAACGTGCTAACCGAGCCACAGGACAAAGTCGCGCTGCATGATGCGGACAAGCAGGACGTGCTGACCGCCCCACCGAGACCGGCAACGGTGGGGGCACCTTCCCGCTCTACCAAGTAG
- a CDS encoding AraC family transcriptional regulator produces the protein MNPPTEVINVMDTHDWDSASRAVSNAYFPHELKLLSSADHLDLSICTADLGAVTIGRMGWGAEVALDCDYPDAYEVNMPVTGLLESAHRSEKLVSGDGQGTIFPPNVATPITRWSRDCTVVGVKFDRFALEREMERVLACPQPRKVEMPTHLDAGMVETRSWMYYVRTLSNDLPRMRGMLSSDLLKKQLASTITTGFILAVTPDLGTAPPARPRIVNRVLDQIHDDPTRPWTVADMAEAAEMSVRRLQEGFQQYVGMTPVAYLRDIRLAHAHEDLIKANSTTAVAEIATRWGFTHTGRFASAYRSKYGMPPSETLRS, from the coding sequence ATGAATCCCCCCACCGAGGTCATCAACGTGATGGACACGCATGACTGGGACAGCGCCTCCCGGGCAGTCTCGAACGCCTATTTCCCTCACGAGCTGAAATTGCTTTCGTCGGCGGACCACCTCGATCTGTCGATATGTACCGCCGACTTGGGGGCCGTGACGATCGGGAGGATGGGCTGGGGCGCCGAGGTCGCCCTCGACTGCGACTATCCGGACGCTTACGAGGTGAACATGCCGGTGACTGGACTCCTCGAGTCAGCGCACCGCAGTGAGAAGCTCGTCTCCGGCGACGGACAAGGCACGATCTTCCCGCCGAACGTCGCCACACCTATCACCCGATGGTCTCGGGACTGCACGGTCGTCGGGGTGAAGTTCGACCGCTTCGCTCTCGAGCGAGAAATGGAGCGAGTGCTGGCGTGTCCACAGCCTCGCAAGGTCGAGATGCCCACTCACCTCGACGCCGGGATGGTGGAAACTCGAAGCTGGATGTACTACGTGCGAACTCTGTCCAACGACCTACCGCGCATGAGGGGCATGCTGAGCAGTGATCTACTGAAGAAGCAGCTCGCCAGTACCATCACAACCGGATTCATCCTCGCAGTCACTCCGGACCTCGGAACTGCACCGCCCGCTCGTCCCCGCATCGTCAACCGAGTGCTCGACCAGATACACGACGACCCCACTCGGCCATGGACGGTCGCTGACATGGCCGAAGCCGCCGAGATGAGCGTGCGACGTCTCCAGGAGGGATTCCAGCAATACGTCGGCATGACCCCTGTGGCCTACCTCAGGGACATTCGCCTCGCGCACGCTCACGAAGACCTCATCAAGGCCAACAGCACGACAGCCGTCGCCGAGATCGCAACCCGATGGGGATTCACGCATACCGGGAGATTCGCGAGCGCGTACCGAAGTAAGTACGGCATGCCGCCCTCCGAAACTTTGCGCTCGTGA
- a CDS encoding IclR family transcriptional regulator domain-containing protein has protein sequence MTSASDERTGQNHIQGLERGLAVLQAFDAEHPDRTTTELATATQLSRPVVRRILLTLQRLGYVATSDGRWTLTPRVLSIGQHYTATHALTEVAQPHLMRLAEQTGESSTLATLDDNEVVYIARMPVRRVLSVTVAPGTRAAAHATSLGRVLLAWESTERIERIITESGLPGLTPYTVTDPVQFREILSTVRHQGWSMVVGEREEGLISLSAPIRDHHGHVIAAVASSTSTGRASPEGLREDVVPVLVDTAKRISRELGNHVPGTPLA, from the coding sequence ATGACGTCAGCGAGCGACGAAAGAACTGGTCAAAATCACATCCAAGGTCTGGAACGGGGGCTTGCGGTTCTGCAGGCCTTCGACGCGGAACATCCCGACCGGACGACGACCGAGCTCGCCACGGCGACCCAGCTGTCTCGTCCAGTGGTGCGCAGGATCCTGTTGACCCTGCAGCGCCTCGGTTACGTGGCAACCTCCGACGGGAGGTGGACCCTGACTCCACGAGTGCTCTCGATCGGACAGCACTACACAGCCACCCACGCGTTGACCGAGGTGGCCCAGCCGCATCTGATGCGGCTGGCCGAGCAGACCGGCGAGTCCTCCACGCTCGCCACGCTGGATGACAACGAGGTGGTCTACATCGCCAGGATGCCGGTACGGCGCGTGCTCAGCGTGACCGTGGCTCCCGGAACACGCGCGGCCGCGCACGCCACCTCGTTGGGACGAGTGTTGTTGGCCTGGGAATCGACTGAGCGGATCGAACGCATCATCACCGAGTCCGGACTCCCCGGCTTGACCCCCTACACCGTCACCGACCCAGTACAATTCCGCGAGATTCTCAGCACTGTGCGCCACCAAGGGTGGTCCATGGTAGTCGGCGAACGCGAAGAAGGACTCATCTCGCTCTCAGCGCCCATCCGCGATCACCACGGTCACGTCATCGCCGCCGTCGCCTCCTCCACATCCACCGGGAGGGCTTCACCCGAGGGGCTCCGCGAAGACGTCGTACCCGTGCTCGTCGACACCGCGAAGCGCATCAGCCGCGAGCTCGGAAACCACGTACCAGGAACCCCCCTCGCGTGA